Proteins from one Pithys albifrons albifrons isolate INPA30051 chromosome 2, PitAlb_v1, whole genome shotgun sequence genomic window:
- the MPC1 gene encoding mitochondrial pyruvate carrier 1 isoform X2: protein MAGALARKAADYVRSKEFRDYLMSTHFWGPVANWGLPVAAFNDMKKSPEIISGRMTFALCCYSLTFMRFAYKVQPRNWLLFACHFTNEVAQLVQGGRLIKYRLEKKN from the exons ATGGCGGGGGCGCTGGCTCGCAAGGCCGCGGACTATGTGCGAAGCAAGGAGTTCAGGGACTACTTGATGAG CACT CACTTTTGGGGGCCAGTTGCCAATTGGGGACTTCCTGTTGCTGCTTTTAATGATATGAAGAAATCACCAGAAATTATTAGTGGCAGAATGACATTTG CACTGTGTTGTTACTCCTTGACTTTCATGAGATTCGCCTACAAAGTGCAGCCAAGGAATTGGCTTCTCTTTGCATGCCACTTCACTAATGAAGTTGCACAACTTGTTCAAGGAGGACGACTGATCAAATACAG gctggagaaaaagaACTAA
- the MPC1 gene encoding mitochondrial pyruvate carrier 1 isoform X1: MMMPLNSTHFWGPVANWGLPVAAFNDMKKSPEIISGRMTFALCCYSLTFMRFAYKVQPRNWLLFACHFTNEVAQLVQGGRLIKYRLEKKN, translated from the exons ATGATGATGCCCTTGAACAGTACG CACTTTTGGGGGCCAGTTGCCAATTGGGGACTTCCTGTTGCTGCTTTTAATGATATGAAGAAATCACCAGAAATTATTAGTGGCAGAATGACATTTG CACTGTGTTGTTACTCCTTGACTTTCATGAGATTCGCCTACAAAGTGCAGCCAAGGAATTGGCTTCTCTTTGCATGCCACTTCACTAATGAAGTTGCACAACTTGTTCAAGGAGGACGACTGATCAAATACAG gctggagaaaaagaACTAA